A genome region from Labilibaculum antarcticum includes the following:
- a CDS encoding type I restriction enzyme HsdR N-terminal domain-containing protein, with protein MENLNLPTYSFKIKLELQRKLIFDSIRKKYVVLTPEEWVRQNFIQYLVDEKGYPGSLIAIEKKVDVNLLPQRSDIVLYNNNAQAVMIVECKSVKVKLTQDVFNQIARYNMKLRVPFLVVTNGLQHYCCQMDYEKKSFKFIPEIPLYASLKNFQD; from the coding sequence ATGGAAAACTTAAATTTACCAACTTATTCCTTTAAAATAAAATTGGAACTGCAAAGAAAACTAATTTTTGACAGTATTCGAAAGAAGTATGTGGTATTGACTCCGGAAGAGTGGGTCAGGCAAAATTTCATTCAATATTTGGTTGATGAAAAAGGTTATCCGGGATCTTTAATTGCAATTGAAAAGAAAGTTGATGTTAATCTTCTTCCTCAACGAAGTGATATTGTTTTGTACAATAATAATGCACAGGCTGTTATGATTGTTGAATGTAAATCGGTAAAGGTGAAACTAACCCAGGATGTTTTCAATCAAATTGCACGTTACAATATGAAACTAAGAGTTCCTTTTTTAGTTGTTACCAATGGCCTGCAACATTATTGCTGTCAAATGGATTATGAGAAAAAGAGTTTTAAATTTATTCCTGAAATTCCTTTGTATGCAAGTCTTAAAAACTTTCAGGATTAA